The Hordeum vulgare subsp. vulgare unplaced genomic scaffold, MorexV3_pseudomolecules_assembly, whole genome shotgun sequence genome has a window encoding:
- the LOC123419408 gene encoding NAD(P)H-quinone oxidoreductase subunit 2 B, chloroplastic-like: MIWHVQNENFILDSTRIFMKAFHLLLFNGSFIFPECILIFGLILLLMIDSTSDQKDRPWFYFISSTSLVISITALLFRWREEPIISFSGNFQTNNFNEIFQFLILLCSTLCIPLSVEYIECTEMAITEFLLFVLTATLGGMFLCGANDLITIFVAPECFSLCSYLLSGYTKRDLRSNEATMKYLLMGGASSSILVHGFSWLYGSSGGEIELQEIVNGLINTQMYNSPGISIALISITVGLGFKLSPAPFHQWTPDVYEGVWFVRQIPTSISISEVFGFCKTP; this comes from the coding sequence ATGATCTGGCATGTACAGAATGAAAACTTCATTCTCGATTCTACGAGAATTTTTATGAAAGCGTTTCATTTGCTTCTCTTCAATGGAAGTTTCATTTTCCCAGAATGTATCCTAATTTTTGGCCTAATTCTTCTTCTGATGATCGATTCAACCTCTGATCAAAAAGATAGACCTTGGTTCTATTTCATCTCTTCAACAAGTTTAGTAATAAGCATAACGGCCCTATTGTTCCGATGGAGAGAAGAACCTATAATTAGCTTTTCGGGAAATTTCCAAACGAACAATTTCAACGAAATCTTTCAATTTCTCATTTTATTATGTTCAACTTTATGTATTCCTCTATCCgtagagtacattgaatgtacagaAATGGCTATAACAGAGTTTCTGTTATTCGTATTAACAGCTACTCTAGGGGGAATGTTTTTATGTGGTGCTAACGATTTAATAACTATCTTTGTAGCTCCAGAATGTTTCAGTTTATGTTCCTACCTATTGTCTGGATATACCAAGAGAGATCTACGGTCTAATGAGGCTACTATGAAATATTTACTCATGGGTGGGGCAAGCTCTTCTATTCTGGTTCATGGTTTCTCTTGGCTATATGGTTCATCTGGGGGGGAGATCGAGCTTCAAGAAATTGTGAACGGTCTTATCAATACACAAATGTATAACTCCCCAGGAATTTCAATTGCGCTTATATCCATCACTGTAGGACTTGGGTTCAAGCTTTCCCCAGCCCCTTTTCATCAATGGACTCCTGACGTCTACGAAGGAGTGTGGTTCGTTCGACAAATTCCTACCTCTATATCTATCTCTGAGGTGTTTGGGTTTTGCAAAACTCCATAG
- the LOC123419403 gene encoding maturase K, which translates to MEKFEGYSEKQKSRQQYFVYPLLFQEYIYAFAHDYGLNGSEPVEIVSWNNKKFSSLLVKRLIIRMYQQNFLDNSVNHPNQDRLLDYKIFFYSEFYSQILSEGFAIVVEIPFSLRELSCPKEKEIPKFQNLRSIHSIFPFLEDKFLHLDYLSHIEIPYPIHLEILVQLLQYRIQDVPSLHLLRFFLNYYSNWNSFITSMKSILFFQKENKRLVKFLYNSYVSEYEFFLLFLRKQSSCLPLAYSGTFLERIHFSRKMEHFGIMYPGFSRKTLWFFMDPLIHYVRYQGKAILASKGSFFLKKKWKCYLINFWQYYFFFWTQPRRIHINQLANSCFDFMGYLSSVPKSPLLVRNQMLENSFLIDTRMKKFDTIVPATLLIGYLSKAQFCTGSGHPISKPIWTDLSDWDILDRFGRICRNLFHYHSGSSKKRTLYRLKYILRLSCARTLARKHKSTVRTFMQRLGSAFLEEFFTEEEQVFSLMFTKTTLFSFSGSHTERIWYLDIIGINDLVNPLN; encoded by the coding sequence ATGGAAAAATTCGAAGGGTATTCAGAAAAACAGAAATCTCGTCAACAATACTTTGTCTACCCACTTCTCTTTCAGGAGTATATTTATGCATTTGCTCATGATTATGGATTAAACGGTTCTGAACCTGTGGAAATAGTTAGTTGGAATAACAAGAAATTTAGTTCACTACTTGTGAAACGTTTAATTATTCGAATGTATCAGCAGAATTTTTTGGATAACTCGGTTAATCATCCTAATCAAGATCGATTATTGGATTACAAAATTTTTTTTTATTCTGAGTTTTATTCTCAGATTCTATCTGAGGGGTTTGCGATTGTTGTGGAAATCCCATTCTCGCTACGGGAATTATCTTgtccgaaagaaaaagaaataccaaaGTTTCAGAATTTACGCTCTATTCATTCAATATTTCCCTTTTTAGAAGACAAATTTTTGCATTTGGATTATCTATCACATATAGAAATACCCTATCCTATCCATTTGgaaatcttggttcaactccttcAATACCGTATCCAAGATGTTCCATCTTTGCATTTATTGCGATTCTTTCTCAACTACTATTCGAATTGGAATAGTTTTATTACTTCAATGAAATCCattcttttttttcaaaaagaaaataaaagactaGTTAAATTCCTATATAACTCTTATGTATCAGAATAtgaatttttcttgttgtttcttCGTAAACAATCTTCTTGCTTACCATTAGCATATTCTGGAACTTTTCTGGAACGAATCCACTTTTCTAGGAAGATGGAACATTTTGGGATAATGTACCCTGGTTTTTCTCGGAAAACCTTATGGTTCTTTATGGATCCTCTTATACATTATGTTCGATATCAAGGAAAGGCAATTCTTGCATCAAAAggcagtttttttttgaaaaagaaatgGAAATGCTACCTTATCAATTTCTGGCaatattatttctttttttggaCTCAGCCGCGAAGAATCCATATAAACCAATTAGCAAACTCTTGCTTCGATTTTATGGGATACCTTTCAAGTGTACCAAAAAGTCCTTTGTTGGTAAGGAATCAAATGCTGGAGAATTCATTTCTCATAGATACTCGAATGAAAAAATTCGATACCATAGTCCCCGCTACTCTCCTCATAGGATACTTATCAAAAGCTCAATTTTGTACTGGATCGGGGCATCCTATTAGTAAACCCATTTGGACGGATTTATCAGATTGGGATATTCTTGATCGATTTGGTCGGATATGTAGAAAtctttttcattatcatagtggaTCTTCGAAAAAACGGACTTTGTATCGACTAAAGTATATACTTCGACTTTCATGCGCTAGAACTTTAGCTCGTAAACATAAAAGCACGGTACGAACTTTTATGCAACGATTGGGTTcggcatttttagaagaattttttACGGAAGAAGAGCAAGTTTTTTCTTTGATGTTCACCAAAACAACTCTTTTTTCTTTCAGTGGATCACACACTGAGCGTATTTGGTATTTGGATATTATAGGTATCAATGACCTGGTCAACCCTCTTAATTAA
- the LOC123419406 gene encoding photosystem II protein D1, with protein MTAILERRESTSLWGRFCNWITSTENRLYIGWFGVLMIPTLLTATSVFIIAFIAAPPVDIDGIREPVSGSLLYGNNIISGAIIPTSAAIGLHFYPIWEAASVDEWLYNGGPYELIVLHFLLGVACYMGREWELSFRLGMRPWIAVAYSAPVAAATAVFLIYPIGQGSFSDGMPLGISGTFNFMIVFQAEHNILMHPFHMLGVAGVFGGSLFSAMHGSLVTSSLIRETTENESANEGYKFGQEEETYNIVAAHGYFGRLIFQYASFNNSRSLHFFLAAWPVVGIWFTALGISTMAFNLNGFNFNQSVVDSQGRVINTWADIINRANLGMEVMHERNAHNFPLDLAAVEVPAING; from the coding sequence ATGACTGCAATTTTAGAGAGACGCGAAAGTACAAGCCTGTGGGGTCGCTTCTGCAACTGGATAACTAGCACTGAAAATCGTCTTTACATCGGATGGTTCGGTGTTTTGATGATCCCTACCTTATTGACCGCAACTTCTGTATTTATTATCGCCTTCATCGCTGCCCCTCCAGTAGATATTGATGGTATTCGCGAGCCTGTTTCTGGTTCTTTACTTTATGGAAACAATATTATCTCTGGTGCTATTATTCCTACTTCTGCGGCGATCGGATTGCACTTTTACCCAATTTGGGAAGCTGCATCTGTTGATGAGTGGTTATACAATGGTGGTCCTTATGAGCTAATTGTTCTACACTTCTTACTTGGTGTAGCTTGTTATATGGGTCGTGAGTGGGAACTTAGTTTCCGTCTGGGTATGCGTCCTTGGATTGCTGTTGCATATTCAGCTCCTGTTGCAGCTGCTACTGCTGTTTTCTTGATTTACCCTATTGGTCAAGGAAGCTTTTCTGATGGTATGCCTTTAGGAATCTCTGGTACTTTCAACTTTATGATTGTATTCCAGGCAGAGCACAACATCCTTATGCATCCATTCCACATGTTAGGTGTAGCTGGTGTATTCGGCGGTTCCCTATTCAGTGCTATGCATGGTTCCTTGGTAACCTCTAGTTTGATCAGGGAAACTACTGAAAATGAATCTGCTAATGAGGGTTACAAATTTGGTCAAGAGGAAGAGACTTATAATATTGTGGCTGCTCATGGTTATTTTGGCCGATTAATCTTCCAATATGCTAGTTTCAACAACTCTCGTTCTTTACACTTCTTCTTGGCTGCTTGGCCTGTAGTAGGAATCTGGTTCACTGCTTTAGGTATTAGTACTATGGCTTTCAACCTAAATGGTTTCAATTTCAACCAATCTGTAGTTGATAGTCAAGGTCGCGTTATTAATACTTGGGCTGATATCATCAACCGTGCTAACCTTGGTATGGAAGTAATGCACGAACGTAATGCTCACAACTTCCCTCTAGACTTAGCTGCTGTTGAAGTTCCAGCTATTAATGGATAA